The Solanum dulcamara chromosome 6, daSolDulc1.2, whole genome shotgun sequence genome contains the following window.
ATCAGATACGGGCCCTTTTCCAATATCATCTTGACcatattttttcactttctttcATGTTGATGGTTAGATTGGCTTAGAGGACTATATCGACGTTCTTCAGTTAGTGTAAGCAGTTTCTTTTTGTCTAATGTATGTGAGTATTCTAGCGGGAAGTTCAAGAATTGATAACTAGTTTGTATTCTTTGACCACTATAATCAATCAATTTCATGTTAACtgtaaaatgaagaaaatttaGAGTATAACCACGAGAAGGAAAATGAAGTTTACCTGCTGCAAAGCCCTCAATATCGGAGGAGCTGAAGGATTAACTCGAAGAAATGTAGTACCAACAAATACACCCCCACTACGCAAAATCCGGTTAATTTCAGCAATCTGACAGACAAACAGACGACTGCATCATTAGTTCAAAGCTCAAAACTTCGTTCAATGATTTTGTGAATGCCATAAAGTCATTAGAGTTCAGTAAGAAAcaaaaagttaaagttaaaactGAGACAGGAAACCGAATTTTAATGGTACAACCAAAAGTAGCACGCAATAAGGGTCCACTAGCTCATCAAGAATAAGATATTGATGTCAGCAATACCACAACTATAGGTCAGTGTTATCAATGGCAAAAAAGCACAAAAAATCTCTAAGGTCCGTTGGAgctttaagcacaaaataaagGGTGgactttaatgaaaaaaaaaggcACAAAGGGAGAAAAACTACACATATAGCGTATGACAAGGAAAAGGCGACATGGTAAGGAAAAGTATACTGATATTTCACTTTTCCTTGCCGAATGAGTCTCTCCCGAAGAGGCGACACTAAACAagtgatatttcactttatctttattctctttctttttctttccaattTCTTTGTCCATATATTTGTTATTCATGATTATCATTCTTGGTCAATGGAAGCAAAGGATCCATACAGGCAATACTAACTAGTTGAATTAAAACTTTGGTTACACTTGTACTTGCTCTAGTGTTTGCACGAGTCCTTTTAGTCTGGTCAGAAACCGGAATGTCAATGCAGGGATAAGTGTGAGAGAAGCTCTAGTCAAATAAGACACCTAATTAACCTTCTATTATTTACATATATGATTTTAACttattttcactttattttatttgatgatgatgatacgATATGAGCTTAAATGAAGATTCATACAACTGACCCCAACTTGTATGGGACTGAGGcttagttgttgttgtattggaATAGAATGGACCGGACAGAGTGGAACGGATAAAGAGGATTGATATAGCTGAACTTGACTAGTTTAGGGTTGAACAATAGTTCATCTATTAAGTCAAACGTGATTTTTCCCGGAAAGATTAAAATTTAGATAACTTACTGCATTGGACGGAGATGGCCAGCAATGCAAGGCAGCACCTGCGTGTACAGCATCAACCGATCCAGAAAAAAAGGGTAATCTGGAAACATCTGCCCTTACAAGAGCAAGATTGCTGCACATTTTTACAGAAAAAGTTCAATTATATCTTTCTTCAAAAACAACTCCTAATTAATGAGAATTTCAATTGCCTCATATCTTAAATTAGGCAGCAAAACCACTTACGAGCTTAAGATACTTTCATCCgtcttgaagaaatcataacACTGGCGAAGCATGTTTTCAGAAAAGTCAAGTGCAATGACTCTTGAATAGACCCCAGATTTGGCAAATTTCCTGGAAAATAATCCGCTGCCACAGCTAACATCTACAAGAACTCCGCCTTCAGCCACTTTAAAGTACTCTTGAGCCATATTAAactgcataaatatcaaaagaaCAACCATAAGCTTAGTCACCGTAACACATCAAGATGGACTTcaaaatttaaggaaattaaCTTCACATAGTTAGTGCTGCAAAActttaaacaacaacaacacacccaatgaaatcccacaagtagagtctggggagggtagagtgtacgcagatcaTGCCCTTATCTCGTGGAGGTAAAGAGGTTGTTTTCGGAGGACTAGCAATTAGGACTGATGCGACCAAACGCAGCAATAAAATTTACTCCACCTGATTGTTTGCCTAAATTCTAGTTTAATCCATCACAAAAAAAACTTTGAAGCTTTTGTCTATACACATGACATGTCATTATGAGAAACATAGGAGTTAATTTGGTGGCCAATACCTTAAACCTTCCATGCGTGACATGTCCCCAGTGAAATGGCATTTTAGCTAAGTATATCATGTTCTGTTTCATAAAGCCCCTGATATACTCCAACAAGGAGAAATTAATGGATAAGTGACAAACTCTTTTATCCATTGTTGTCATTATTTTCCTTTCAATCCTACTTTGAGTACACTTCTTTTGGCCGAGGGTCTATCTGAAACAACCTTTTTACCCcgcaaaggtaggggtaaggtctgcatacattcTACCCTTCCCAGACTCCACATGTGGAAttatactgggtatgttgttgttttattATGATAACCTCTTTTATACTCACTCCGCCCAATTTACACGAAGGTGTTTGATTGGGCATGGAGTTTAAGAATGAAATGAGACTTTTAAAACTTGAGGTCCAAAATAGGCCATAGATATTTTTGTGGCTAGAAATCATCTTAAGGATAAAATGAGaaacttaaagttaaattattactaaatgtgcacccaagggtgtggcctagtggtcaatgagtGGTTGAGAGTCATGAGGTTTAAGGTTCAAATCCCAATGGATACAAAAACACTATAATTGTTGTTGGTGGGAGGTGGCAGGTATTCCTTGGAATTAGTCTAGGTGCGCGACAGTTGGCCCGGACACCACGGTCATCAAAAAAAGAATTGTTACTAATTATAAAAAGGTGTTATTCTTTTTGGGACCAACCAAAAAGGACATAATGTCATAAATTGGTACCGAGGGAGTATGTAGGAAGGTCAAAAACTTATACATAGTTACTTTTAGATTAATTTTTAGTTATCCAATCCataaaactattaaaataaaTCTAATCGGAGTTAAAAGATTTACCTCTTCATCAGGACCAGGAAAACCACCTCTGTTAAAACTTTGACGCCAGCCTCTCTCATACAAGAATGAAACAACTGGACTCCTTAGAAAGGTAAGAGCATCAGCAATTAGAAGTAAATATgtcaaaaatccaaaaatatcagACTAATTCTGAAAATCCTCTATTACAAGCTTTTACTAGATATATCAGGAATACAATAAAAAGAAGCATCCCACCCGCCACCTCTGGTCAAAGGTCATTTGAGGTTGTGGAGATCAGTGGAGAATGGTATGAAGTGGTGGAAAGGTGCATATTTTATCAGCAGAGTATCTGTTAATAGATAAGAAAAAAACTGAAGAAGTTTATCCCCAAATAACTTATGTTAACCACTGGTTACGCTTAACCCAATTTTATTCCTTTTCACCAAATGGATCGAATTAGCCCACGTGGGCGACCCAATATCCAACATTGTTTCCGTTTCATAGTTTTCACTTCAGTTGTTATTTTAAAGATTTACAGGATTATGATTTCAAGCATTAAATGTAAATGTCTACCAGTCTAGCGTTCATGCCTAAAAATGAGATAGCTACAGCCCAATACAAAATACTTTAGCTTATCTGTGTGGAGTTCATACAAAACGGTCGGTATGTGAGGGAGGAGGGATGAAAAGATATTGACTTCTAACTAGAGCAACATCTTTAGGCAAATAATTTTAGAGCCCAAAAACTAATCGGAGATTAACAATCAGTAACAGTAAAACTggaaataatttaatcaaactGGTGTTGTCAAGGTCATGCTTATGCtctgaagcgaggctcaaaacatGTTGAGTGTTTCCCTCCCTTAATGTACACTTCAGTCTCGTCATCAAAGTTCTAAGGcatacttttccttgccaatgagcctcttctgaAGAGgcgacactaaacaattgatatttcactttatcgtaCAAAAAATTCAgtttctttgttcatatatttgtcattcatgtttataattattagttttgGACTAAacatttatatttgtattttttctctctttgcACCTTTTTTCTTTAAAGCTCACGCTTTGTTTGTGCTTAAAGCCCCAACGGACCTTAAAGTTTTTTTGCATGTTTTGCTTTTGATAACAATGAATCAAGCATAGACATGAAAATTGCAACAATGCTATGATACCTGAATAGCTCAGTCCCAGTTGGCTTAGATTCATTGTATTCTTTTGTTCCGGAAGTAACAGTGAGATCAAGGTAGATATTTTTGCTTGAGTATGATTTGTTACATTTTCTGCATTTGTAGCCCGATCTGTAGATTGCAGGTCTGCAAGTTTTAAATTCAGAGTCAAACAACAATTAGGTCACACCTCGACTCACTGTTATGATGCATTTTCTATATTAAAGACTAAACCTTACACGTTAAAGCCTGAAGGGCCTTTTCTTATAAGTGGTTCATAACAAATTGGGCAAGCAAACAATTCAGCTTCTGTAGCATCCTGAGCTGTAGTTCTCAATTCCTGAACAAGACAGGAGTGAAGATTATACATAAACTGAAAACAAAAGGTAATGCATCACCTAACCACATTAAGTTTTAAACATTAAGCGAACCAACAAAGGCAAGAACGAAAAAAGGCAATTATTCGGCAAAACACTCATGATTGTAACATTTGATCACGATCCTACGCATCAACgtgataaatcaaaaaaatatagcTGTGACCAGCTTTTTTGATTTAATAAGAGTTGAGTCATAAAACAAGATAAATGTTTCAATTTAATTGTTCATACGCATTTCAATTTAACATTACCCAGCATCCAATTGGATTCAACACACACGTCATATAAACTTAGCTCCCAAACTAAAATTATAGTAACAATTAGCTAACATGAGCCGAGAATCTATCGTAAGCAGTCTCTCTACCt
Protein-coding sequences here:
- the LOC129891458 gene encoding uncharacterized methyltransferase At2g41040, chloroplastic-like isoform X1 yields the protein MAASASPSLSLNHHRSVLPIQHGVSLNSRIDVPARFSSNGFTSRIRAASAVAVEPELRTTAQDATEAELFACPICYEPLIRKGPSGFNVPAIYRSGYKCRKCNKSYSSKNIYLDLTVTSGTKEYNESKPTGTELFRSPVVSFLYERGWRQSFNRGGFPGPDEEFNMAQEYFKVAEGGVLVDVSCGSGLFSRKFAKSGVYSRVIALDFSENMLRQCYDFFKTDESILSSNLALVRADVSRLPFFSGSVDAVHAGAALHCWPSPSNAIAEINRILRSGGVFVGTTFLRVNPSAPPILRALQQSATRTYSFFTQEEIEDLVTTCGLVNYTSKVQGGFIMFSAQKR
- the LOC129891458 gene encoding uncharacterized methyltransferase At2g41040, chloroplastic-like isoform X2; this encodes MAASASPSLSLNHHRSVLPIQHGVSLNSRIDVPARFSSNGFTSRIRAASAVAVEPELRTTAQDATEAELFACPICYEPLIRKGPSGFNVPAIYRSGYKCRKCNKSYSSKNIYLDLTVTSGTKEYNESKPTGTELFRSPVVSFLYERGWRQSFNRGGFPGPDEEFNMAQEYFKVAEGGVLVDVSCGSGLFSRKFAKSGVYSRVIALDFSENMLRQCYDFFKTDESILSSNLALVRADVSRLPFFSGSVDAVHAGAALHCWPSPSNAIAEINRILRSGGVFVGTTFLRVNPSAPPILRALQQRDM